From Primulina tabacum isolate GXHZ01 chromosome 2, ASM2559414v2, whole genome shotgun sequence, one genomic window encodes:
- the LOC142537845 gene encoding protein FAR-RED ELONGATED HYPOCOTYL 3-like, producing the protein MLIYYKAWKGKELADNMLKGNPTQSFTKLTCYLHMVEQMNRGSITDIFVDEKNRFKYMFLAFGACVRGYRSMRKVVSIDGTWLKGKYNGVLLVASAQDGNYHQYSLAWGIIDVECTSSWSWFLTKLLEVVPDEDELVIISDRHQGIINAVSTVYRNAHHGHCTWHLS; encoded by the coding sequence ATGCTGATATATTACAAGGCTTGGAAAGGGAAAGAACTAGCAGACAATATGTTGAAAGGTAATCCTACGCAGAGTTTTACTAAATTGACTTGTTATTTGCACATGGTTGAGCAGATGAATCGAGGAAGCATAACAGACATATTTGTCGACGAGAAAAATCGATTCAAGTATATGTTTCTTGCTTTTGGTGCATGCGTTAGAGGATATCGAAGTATGCGAAAAGTTGTATCAATTGATGGTACATGGTTGAAGGGCAAGTATAATGGTGTTTTACTGGTGGCATCGGCACAAGATGGAAATTATCACCAATATTCTTTGGCGTGGGGAATCATAGATGTCGAGTGTACTTCTTCCTGGAGTTGGTTTTTAACGAAGTTGTTAGAAGTAGTACCAGACGAGGATGAATTGGTGATAATTTCAGACAGGCATCAAGGAATCATTAATGCGGTTTCTACTGTATATAGGAATGCACATCATGGTCATTGTACGTGGCATTTATCTTAA